A region from the Benincasa hispida cultivar B227 chromosome 12, ASM972705v1, whole genome shotgun sequence genome encodes:
- the LOC120092944 gene encoding uncharacterized protein LOC120092944 has product MKALFPHPSSTLLPSHPFPWRPVFYFPSSSPFRFSFTLHYRPPDSNAETFTSHNFRRRYEHSEVDDQDDDDDQQGFDPGIRFRTTTRKNRRRWWSDEPAPDFEDQPSGILDDVIDSVWIFKVFKSYGWTLPPIIFSLLLNSGPKAFLMALALPLGQSIISLALEKLWGTPERKPKRRTRSKTRKRPFYSTGTSRVQEEEEEARGNGEGNGKMGYGYQSWEVGSNGGEVRKEGRNGTSFGGWEDLDGVGSERKAKPGVRGKKQSSTSMEKGKLSWREKKSDTPLLLRLLIAVFPFLGSWTRML; this is encoded by the exons ATGAAGGCCCTGTTTCCTCATCCTTCCTCCACTCTTCTTCCTTCTCATCCATTTCCATGGCGCCCCGTTTTCTACTTTCCCTCTTCTTCTCCCTTCCGCTTCTCCTTTACACTCCACTACCGTCCTCCCGACTCCAATGCCGAAACCTTCACCTCCCACAATTTCAGACGCAGATATGAACACTCTGAAGTCGACGACCAAGACGACGACGACGACCAGCAAGGCTTCGATCCCGGCATTCGCTTCCGTACCACCACCAGGAAGAACCGGCGGCGTTGGTGGTCCGATGAGCCGGCGCCGGACTTCGAAGACCAACCTTCTGGGATCTTGGATGATGTAATCGACAGTGTCTGGATTTTTAAG GTATTCAAATCCTACGGCTGGACACTTCCACCCATAATCTTCTCACTGCTGTTAAACTCAGGACCAAAAGCTTTTCTGATGGCGTTAGCCCTTCCACTAGGCCAATCAATCATATCTCTGGCATTAGAGAAGTTATGGGGAACACCAGAAAGAAAGCCAAAGCGCAGAACTAGAAGCAAGACCAGGAAGAGGCCATTTTACAGCACTGGGACTAGTAGGGTtcaggaggaagaagaagaagcaagagGAAATGGGGAAGGCAATGGAAAGATGGGCTATGGATATCAGTCATGGGAAGTTGGTAGCAATGGTGGTGAAGTTAGAAAGGAGGGCAGAAATGGGACCAGTTTTGGTGGATGGGAGGATCTTGATGGAGTTGGATCTGAGCGAAAGGCAAAACCTGGGGTTAGAGGCAAAAAACAAAGCAGCACATCAATGGAGAAGGGTAAGTtgagttggagagaaaagaaaagtgaTACTCCCTTGTTGTTGAGATTGTTAATTGCTGTTTTCCCATTTTTGGGTTCATGGACTAGGATGCTTTAG